The bacterium nucleotide sequence GCCGATCGGCGGTAAAAGTACGGTACTGGCGCACAAGGTGACCTTGATGTCGGTGCCGGTGGAATTGATGCACTTCCAGGCGGCCGCCATCGCTTCGGGTGTCCATTTAACCTGGCAAACGGCGAGTGAAACCAGCAATTTGGGATTCGCCGTCGAAAGAATGCGGGAAACTGGGGATTACGCGCAAGCGGCTTTCATTCAAGGGATGGGGACAACCAGTTCCCAGCATTACTATGAGTATGTAGATGACGGACTGAGGCCTGGGAAGTACCGGTATCGCCTCCGGCAAATTGATCTGGATGGGACGAGCACCGTGTCCGATGAAATAGAAATCACCGTCAGCGGCCCGGAACACTTTGAACTGCTTGAGGCCTATCCTAATCCCTTTGAGACCAGAACCCACCTTCTGCTCCGTTTGCCCGTGGCCAGTGAGGTGGAGGCCTGGGTTTACAATCTTCTCGGGCAGAGGGTGTGCCGCCTCGTTGCAGGCAGCCTGCCTTCCGGGCAAAATGAACTGGACTGGGATGGCCGCGATGAGCGCGGCTTACCCGTGCCGGCAGGGGTTTATCTCCTCCAGGCTCGGATAAACGGAAAGATGCAGATCCGCAGCGTAGCGCTCGTCCGGTGAATGGCTATCACACCAAGGTAATAAAAAGGCCCTCCTAGAGGGCTTTTTTGTTTCCGAAGAATCGGGGCGGCTATGGCCAGCGGGTTTCAGGAGGACTGCCGTGTCGATCCCATCAGCAGCGACAAATCATCGTCTCGGCATTTGGATCGGCCACCCTATAGCAGGAGTCAAAGGCATAAACGGTCAGCCACATGATCAGCGCTGCTACCTCCTCGACATTTTCCAGGGGGACACGGTAGGCGATATGAACCAGGGAACCAATGACCGCCCGCTTGTCAGTAGACGGAGGCAGGGGCGGCACCCTCCGCTCTGCTGTGGCGGGCCTGAAAGCCGCGGCGGTCTGCCCAGGAGGAGTGCCGTAGGGAAACAGATGAGGTGGTCTCCCAAACCAGGAAGGATATCGATCACGATGCCGAGGGCTCTCTTGTATAGGCTCCCCCCTCGCAGACCAGCAAGTGGTGGTACCCGCCAGACATCCTAGACGCGGAAGTCCATGGCTTCCGGGGTGGCACGCTGCTGTAAGGAGACAAAAAAAGGGCGGGAGAGCCCGCCCTTAAGACTTACTTGGTCGCTTTTTTGGCTTTCTTTTCGGCCCGTTTTTCCTTCAGACTCTTTCCCGCCTTCTTCTTGGTCTCTTTGGGCTTGACATCCTGATTTTTAGCCATGGTTTTCTCCTTTTTTTCGTTCATTCACCAGGGTCTAAATGTAAAACCAACGAACGGACGCTTTTATTCACGCCTCCAGGGGCCGAATCGCTGGTACCGCCGCAGCGATTTTGCTTGTTTTTCCCCGGATAAATACCTAATTTTAATAGCCAGTCCATCCATTACCTTGCAGGAGAAAGCAATGAAATCCACAAAGCTGATTGGCTGCGGAACCCTGATTCTGGTGGCAGCCCTGGTGGTATTTTTCTGGTGGCGTTACCTTTTTGTTTTTGGCGAAGGGGTCAAGGCTGGTGACCTGAATTATATCGTGAAAAAGGGTTATTTATTCAAAACCTGGGAAGGCCGCCTCATCCAGACCGGCTTTAGAACCCCGGTTCCTGGCGGGATGCAGAGCAATGAATTTGAATTCAGTGTCGTCTCGGACAGCCTCGCCAAGCGCCTCGAGGGCTCCAGCGGCAAGTTTGTAGAGTTGCGCTACAAAGAATATTTACATCCCCTCCCCTGGCGAGGCATGAGCCGATATGTGGTGATTGGTATCATCCGGATCGAAGCCAAAACGGGCGGTGATGCCTTGCCCTTCTGATCCACCTCACCCGGATCGGTCCCGTCAGGCGGGATGGCTCTCCATCCCGCCCTCCTCAATTTCCCTCCTACACCCCGGCAATCCGCATCTTATATTCTGCGAGGGCCTCATCGAGGCGTTGTCGCGCTGTGGTATCTCCTGGCACATTATGCGATGGGTGGATATAGAGCTTGACCCCACGGTCGGCGAGGATCTCGGCCACCGTACAGATGGTCATCCAGACGGCCGTAACAAAAGCCATGGTGGAGACCGGCCCGATTTTGTCAACATGGTTCTTCAGCGGTACCGAGGCATCCTGGGCGGGCACGCAGGTATCGACCACTACATCAGCCAATTCAAAGATCTGTTTGCCTGAGGAATGCCGGGTCTTGACATTCGAAAATTCACCGGCCGAGCCGAAGACCACAATTTTCATCCCTATCCGCCTGGCCTCGAGGGCGATATCGAT carries:
- a CDS encoding sugar isomerase domain-containing protein, which produces MLAKQWLDNARGVMDKIEATQLDAIKKAAALMAETIAAGRWVHTFGCGHATLPIEEMYPRIGGFVGFHPMIEIPLSFFTHIVGEMGVHQFVFLERVEGYGQQIMKSYKFDPRDVMWLFSHSGINNVNIDIALEARRIGMKIVVFGSAGEFSNVKTRHSSGKQIFELADVVVDTCVPAQDASVPLKNHVDKIGPVSTMAFVTAVWMTICTVAEILADRGVKLYIHPSHNVPGDTTARQRLDEALAEYKMRIAGV